A stretch of Arachis hypogaea cultivar Tifrunner chromosome 15, arahy.Tifrunner.gnm2.J5K5, whole genome shotgun sequence DNA encodes these proteins:
- the LOC112750075 gene encoding uncharacterized protein — translation MNTIFNRFRNLDAYPKVHKEFYNRTITGGVITVVSTIVIVFLFISELSLYLHTNTETKLLVDTSRGETLDINFDVTFPYVRCSLLSLDAMDITGEQHRNIRHNILKKRIDAHGNVVAMMQDGIGAPKIQMPLQIHGGRLGYDEEYCGSCYGADGNCCNSCEEVQEAYNKKEWALPENLDLFDQCQREGYVQRVKDEEGEGCNIHGSLQINKVAGDFHFAIGKSILNHSTSSFLVDLLALRDNNHFNISHQINKFSFGAQYPGLVNPLDDDDAKWVQGPVHGHGIYQYFIKVVPTIYEDVTGHVIYSNQYSVTEHFTNTTEQGSVPGVFFSYDISPIKVIFKESHTPLLHFLTNICAIIGGVFTVAGILDSSIYYGQRKIMKKMELGKYR, via the coding sequence ATGAACACGATCTTCAACAGGTTCCGTAATTTAGACGCGTATCCAAAAGTCCACAAAGAATTTTATAACCGCACAATCACCGGCGGTGTCATCACTGTTGTATCGACCATCgtcattgtttttcttttcatttctgaACTAAGTTTGTACCTTCATACTAACACAGAGACTAAGCTTTTGGTGGATACTTCTAGAGGAGAAACCCTAGACATCAATTTCGACGTCACTTTTCCTTATGTTAGATGTTCGTTGCTCAGTTTAGACGCAATGGATATTACTGGCGAGCAACATCGTAATATAAGACATAATATCCTGAAAAAAAGAATTGATGCTCATGGTAACGTGGTAGCAATGATGCAAGATGGAATTGGCGCCCCGAAAATCCAGATGCCTTTACAAATACATGGTGGCAGATTAGGGTACGACGAAGAGTATTGCGGTTCTTGTTATGGTGCTGATGGCAATTGTTGTAATTCTTGTGAAGAAGTTCAAGAAGCGTATAACAAAAAGGAATGGGCGTTGCCGGAGAACTTGGACTTGTTTGATCAGTGTCAAAGAGAAGGGTATGTTCAGAGGGTAAAGGATGAAGAAGGTGAAGGATGCAATATTCATGGATCTCTTCAAATTAATAAGGTTGCTGGagattttcattttgcaattgggAAAAGTATTCTTAACCATTCAACTTCTTCATTTCTTGTTGATTTGCTTGCTTTACGAGATAATAATCATTTTAACATAAGCCATCAAATCAACAAATTCAGTTTTGGAGCCCAATATCCTGGATTAGTAAACcctcttgatgatgatgatgcaaaaTGGGTGCAAGGACCGGTTCATGGACATGGAATATACCAATATTTCATCAAGGTAGTTCCGACAATATACGAAGATGTTACAGGTCATGTTATCTATTCAAATCAGTATTCTGTGACAGAACATTTCACGAATACAACAGAGCAAGGTTCAGTTCCTGGAGTATTCTTTTCTTATGACATATCTCCAATTAAGGTTATTTTCAAAGAGAGCCATACTCCTCTTTTACATTTCTTGACCAACATTTGTGCAATTATTGGAGGGGTGTTCACTGTTGCTGGAATATTAGATTCATCCATATATTATGGTCAGAGAAAAATCATGAAGAAGATGGAGCTTGGCAAATATAGATAA